From Patulibacter sp. SYSU D01012:
CCGTGGCCCCCGACCGGAGATCGTGTTCGCGTCGGAGCGCATCCACGGTGAATCGTAGCTCAGGGTCTCCCCAGGCCCGCCAGCGTTCGGCGCCCTCGAGCCGCGCGAGCCCGGCGAGGTGCGCGGCGTCGCTCGGCGGATCGAGCGCGACGAGGTGCGCGGTGCCGTCGAGCGACTGCGGCGAGCGGGCGACGCTCCACCAGTCCGTGAGCGCGAAGCCGCCGGTCGTGCGCGAGAGCGCGGCGGCGCGGCGCGCGGCGTCGGTGACGACGACGGTGACGGGATCGCCGCTCGCGACCAGCCGGGCGATCGCCGCCGCCGCGCCGCACGTGGAGCGGTCGACGAAGGCGGCCGGGTCGAACGGCAGGTCCTCCGCGCAGGGGAACACCTCGGCGGCCTCGAGCACGGCGAGGGCGGCGTCCGCCGGATCGCCGTCCAGGCGGTCGATCGGCGCGGGCTGCGGCAGCGCCAGCTCGCGGACGCGCAGGCGCGGCGTGACGGTGCCGCGGAACGCGTGCCGCTCCAGGACGTACGTGCCGACCACCGGCAGGTCCGGCTCGCCCGCCGGCGCGCAGGGCACATCGGTGCGGCCGAAGCCGACCGCGGCCACGCGCACGGCCCCGGACCGCAGCGTGAACGCGATGTGCGTGCCCTGGGCCCCGAGCGGCCGCACGCCCTCCGCGCGGCCGTGCGGCACGAGCAGCACCGGCTCGGGGTTGCCCTCGCCGAACGGGCCCAGCGCCGCGAGCTCCTGCGCGAGCCCCATGCCGAGCTGCTCGCCGCCGACGACGGCGTCGACCCGCTCCACGGGACGGAGCGCCTCCTCGTCCAGGTGCTCGGCGGCGTACGCCTCGAGCGCCGCGCGGAACGCGGGCAGGCGCTCGGGGTCCAGCGCGAGCCCGGCGGCGGCGCGATGGCCGCCGTGGCGCAGCAGCAGCCCCGCGCACGCGTCGAGCCCGGCGAGCAGGTCGAAGCCGGGGACGGAGCGCGCGGACCCGGTCAGCTCCTCCCCCTTGCGGCCCAGCAGCACGGCGGGCCGGCCGGTGCGCTCGACGATCCGCGACGCCACGATGCCGACGACGCCCGGGTGCCAGTCGTCGCCGGCGAGCACGTACGCCGGGCGCTCCCCCTGGGCCCGGACCTGCGCCTCGGCGTCGTCGAGGATGCGCCGCTCGACCTCGCGCCGGTCCAGGTTGGCGCGGTCCAGCCGGTCCGCGAGCCGCCGCGCCTCGTCCGGGTCGCCGCTGAGGAAGAGCGACACGCCGACGTCCGCGTGACCGATCCGCCCGGCGGCGTTCACGCGCGGGGCCAGGCGGAAGGCGACCGCGGTGGCGTCGACGTCCTCGGGGGGCGTCGCGGCCACGTCGAGCAGTGCGCGCAGGCCGGGGCGCCGCGAGTCGGCGATCGCGCGCAGGCCCTGGCGGACGATCCAGCGGTTCTCGCCGGTCAGCGGCACGACGTCGGCGACCGTCGCGAGCGCCACGACGTCGAGGTCGACGTCCGCCCCCGCCGGGTCGTGGCCGGCGGCGCGCAGCACGGCCCCGGACAGCCGCCAGGCGACGGCGGCGCCGCACAGCTGCGGGCACGGGTAGCGGCCGTCGCCCGGGTGGACGATCGGCGCGTCGGGCAGGACGCCGTCCGCGCGCGGCCGGTGGTGGTCGGTGATGACGAGGTCCAGACCCAGCTCGCGCGCCAGCGCGGCCTCGTCGACGGACGTGATGCCGCAGTCCACGGTGATGACGAGCCCCGCGCCCTCCGCGGCCAGGCGGCGGACCGTGTGCGCGCCCAGGCCGTAGCCGTCGTCGACGCGGTGCGGCAGGAACCAGGAGACGTCGCCGCCGACCTGGCGCAGGCCGCGGACGAGGGTCGCGGTCGCGCAGACCCCGTCGCAGTCGTAGTCCCCGTGGACGACGATCCGCGACCCGCGGCGCACGTGGCCCATCACGACCTCCGCCGCCTCGGCGAGGCCGGCGAAGGCGTCGAGCGGGTGGTGCTCGTCGGCGGCGAGGAAGCGGCGCGCCGCGGCGGGCTCGTCGTACCCGCGCCGGACGAGCACCTCGGCGACGACCTCGCCGACGCCGAGCTCGTCGCGCAGCGCGGCGACCGCGGCCGCCGGCGCCGGGGGGATGTCGAAGCGCACCGTCACCCCCTCCAGGCTAGGGCCCGGCGCGGACGGGAGCGTCGTCCGCCCGCGCGGTCGGCCTAGGCCTGGGCCTGCTCCGCCGCGCTCTCGCGGCGCGCGCCGACGACCCACAGGATCGCGAGCGCCACGAGGGTGCCGGGGACGCCGAGCAGCACGGTGACGACGTCCGTGCCGTCGCGCGAGGGCAGGTCGAAGCCGGACAGGATCAGGCCGCCGACGACGCCGCCGACGATCGCGGTGACGAAGGCCCCGACGATGCCGCCGAGGAAGCGGTCGGGGACGAAGACGGTGAAGTGCCAGATCGCGAGCGCGATGAGCACCCAGACGAGGATCGCCATGGTTCTAGACCTCCGTGGTGCCGCCGGGGGCGGTCGTCGTGGTGCGGGCGCTCATCGCTTCTTCCCGCGGTTGGCGCGGCGCTGGGCGCGGTTGAGGCCCTCGTCCTGGAACCCGACCTCCTCGGGCGACAGATCCGCCGCCCGCTGGACGGGCGTGCCGGGCTGAGGGCCGGCCGGCGTGCCGCCCCCGCCCCCGCCGGACTCGATGCCCAGCTCCTGCACCATCTCCTGGAACTCGCGCTCGCTGACGGGCTGACCCGCGACGTCGGGCTCGGTGACGCGGCGGGCGGGACCCTTGGCGCGCTCGGGCTCGACCTCCTTCGTCCCCTTCTCGGGGTAGGCGGGGACCGTGCCGCCGTTCGCCGCCTGCAGGCGCCGGCGGCGGGCGGCGAAGATCGGCGCGCGCTCCATCCACTCCGTCAGGACCGGTGCGGCGATGAACACCGAGGAGTAGGCGCCCGAGATCGTGCCGATGAGCATCGCGAGGGCGAAGTCCTTCAGCGTCTCGCCGCCGAACAGCAGCAGCGCCAGCGTCGGCAGGCCCGTCGAGAACGAGGTCACGAGCGAGCGGCCGAGGACCTCGCTCATCGAGCGGTTGACGATCTGCGAGAACGCCGCGGACGGGAGCCGCTTGAGGTTCTCGCGCACGCGGTCGAACACGATGATCGTGTCGTACAGCGAGTAGCCGATGATGGTCAGCAGCGCCGCGACGGTGGAGGCGGTGACCTCGGCGCCGGTCAGCGCGTAGATGCCGGCGGTGATCAGCAGGTCGTGCACGACCGCGATCAGGATCGGGATCGTGTAGCGCAGGCCGAAGCGGAACCAGATCACGAAGGCGATCAGGACGAACGAGCCGATGATCGCGATGACGGCGGACTTCGCGACCGTCTCGCCGAACGTCGGCCCGACGGTGTTCGTGTTCAGGTTGGCCGGGTCGACGCCGATCTCGCGCTGCAGCGCGAGCGCGACCTGCCGCTCCTTCTGGGTCGAGAGCGTCTCCGTCTCGATCTGGAAGGTCGTGCCGCTCGTCGCGCCCGTCTGGCGGTTGTCGACGGACTGGATCTGGGCGTCGCCCTCGCCGACCGACGTCAGCGCCTCGCGGACCTGCTCGACCGTCGTGCCCTGCTTGGCCGTGGCCGTGATCTGCGAGCCGGACTCGAAGTCGATGCCGAAGTTCAGGCCCTTGCCGCCGATCGCGAACGCGCCGATCGCGAGGATCACGCCGGACGCCGCGAAGAACCAGCGGGACGCGCCGACGAAGTCGAAGCGGTGCCAGATCGGCTTGCGGCTGCGCGCGCCGAGCGCCGCCGGGTGCGAGATCAGCGGCGAGCGCGAGGACAGGCCCAGGATCGCCTGGGTCAGCAGCACCGCCGTGAACATCGAGATCAGGACGCCGACGCCGAGGTTGAGCGCGAAGCCCTTCACGCCGGCGGTGGCGACGAGGAAGAGGATGAACGCGACGAGGAACGTGATCGCGTTGCCGTCGATGATCGCCGACAGGCCCTTGCGGTAGCCGTCCTTGATCGCGCGCTGCACGGACCGCCCCGCTTGGAGCTCGTCCTTCACGCGCTCGAAGATGACGATGTTCGCGTCGGCCGCGACGGCGATCGTCAGGATCAGGCCCGCGATGCCCGGCAGCGTCAGGACGATCGGGATGAGCTTGACGATCGCGAGGAAGAAGACCGTGTAGACGCCCAGGCCGACGACGGCGATCAGGCCCAGCACGCGATAGAAGGCGAGCAGGAAGACGGCGACGATGCCGAAGCCGATGATGCCGGCCTTCAGGCCCTGGTCGAGCGCCTCGGCGCCCAGCGTCGCGGACACCTGCTGCTGCGAGATGATGTCGAGCTTCAGCGGGAGCGAGCCGGACTTGAGCAGGTCGGCGAGCTGCTTGGCCTGCTGGAAGGTGAAGCCGCCCGAGATCTCGGAGCCGTTGCCGCCCGAGATGCCCTCGGGGTACTCCTGGAAGTTGATCGTCGGCGACGAGATGACCTGGTCGTCCAGGACGATCGCGAAGTGGTTGGAGCAGCGCCGCGCCCGTTCGCCCTGCGTCTCGCCCGCCGCCGGGATGCAGTTCTCGGCGCCGCGCTGGGCGATCGTGCGGGTGACGTCCTTCCAGACGTCCTTGCCGCGCGAGGTGAAGTCGAAGACGACGTTGGGCTGGTTCGCCTGGCCGGGCTGCGAGGAGACGCTCTGCGCCGGGTTCTTCACGTCGTCGCCGGTGAGCGCCGGACGGTCGCGCAGGACGAACCACTTGTCGCCGGCCGGGATCGTCTCGCCGGACGCGTTGACGTCGTTCGGGGCCTGGACGACGCGGTAGCCCTCCGGGACCTTCACGAAGCGCTTGCCGGCGAGCGGCCGCTTCGTCTTCGGGTCGAGGAACTTCGCGAGGGTGCGGTCGTCCTGCAGGTCCTTGATCGACGACTCCGGGCCGTCGGTGTTGAGGACCTTCTTCGCCTTGTCGTCGACGAGGTAGTACTGGTCGCCGAGGACCGGGGCCGGCTTGCCGCCGGCCTGCCGCTGGAGCTTGGAGGCGCGCTCGACCGCGTCGTACTCCGACAGCGCGGCGGGGCTCGTCTTGTCGGCGGCGAACTGCCCGCCCGTGACGTTCTGGTCGGCCGGGTCGATGCGGCCGCCGGGGCCGACGACGTTCGCCTCCCAGTCGTAGAAGGCCATCTGGGCGGTGGTACCGACGCGCTCCCGGGCCTCCTCGGGGTTGGTGATCGACGGCAGCGAGACGACGATCTGGTTGTCGCCCGAGCGCTGGATCTCGGCCTCGCCCACGCCGTAGCGGTTGACGCGGTCCTGCATGACGTCGATCGTCCGCTGGATCGAGTCGTCCGTCAGCGGCTCGCCCCGCGTCGGGCTGACTTGGTAGACGAGCTGGACGCCGCCCTGGAGGTCCAGGCCCTTCTGCGTCGGCTTCGAGACGAGCACCCACACGGACGCCGCGACCAGCAGGGCGACGAAGAGCAGGATGAAGACGTTGCGGCGGCGGTCGGACATGCGCGACGGCAAGGGTACCCGTCGTCCGGGCGGATCGAGCCGCGCCCCTGCCCGGCCCCCGTCGACGGCGTCGACGAGCGGGCGCCGGCAGGCTTCCGCCGTAAGCCGCGCGTGAGGGCGGGCTCAGGAAGCTTTCAGATTCCCGGGAGCGTCAGGCCGAGGTGCGCGAAGGCCCGCTGGGTGGCGATCCGCCCGCGCGGCGTGCGCTGGATCAGGCCCTGCTGCAGGAGGTAGGGCTCGTAGACGTCCTCGATCGTGTCGGCCTCCTCCCCCACGGCCGCCGCCAGCGTCGACAGGCCCACGGGCCCGCCGCCGAACATGCCGCAGATCGCGCCGAGGATCTCGCGGTCCAGCCGGTCGAGGCCGAGGGCGTCGACGCCCAGCAGGTCAAGCGCCTCGGCCGCCGCCGCGCCGGTGACCGTGCCGCCCGCGCGCACCTCGACGTAGTCGCGGACCCGGCGCAGCAGGCGGTTGGCCACGCGCGGCGTGCCGCGCGAGCGCACGGCGACGAGCCGCGCGCCCTCCTCCTCGACGTGCAGGCCGAGCAGCTCGGCGGAGCGGCGGACGATCGCCGCGAGCTCGTCCAGGCCGTAGGGCTCCAGGCGCTGCTGGAGCCCGAAGCGGTCGCGCAGCGGTCGCGAGAGCAGCCCGGCGCGGGTCGTGGCACCGACGAGGGTGAAGGCCGGCAGGTCGATCGTGACGACGCGGGCGCCGACGCCCTGGCCGATCGTGACCGGCAGCTGCCGGTCCTCCATCGCGGGGTAGAGCGTCTCCTCGAGCGCGCGGGGCAGCCGGTGGAGCTCGTCGACGAAGAAGATGCTGCCCGGCTCGAGCGCCGTCAGGAGCGCGGCGACGTCGGCCTTGCGCTCCAGGGACGGGCCGGCGGTCGGGACGAACGGCGCGCCCATCTCGTCGGCCAGGATGCGGGCGAGCGAGGTCTTCCCCAGGCCGGGCGGGCCGGCGAGCAGGACGTGGTCGAGCGCGTCGCCGCGGCCCTTCGCCGCCTCGACGGCGATCCGCAGCTGCTCGCGCACGTGCGTCTGGCCGACGAAGTCGTCGAACGCGCGCGGCCGGAGCGCCAGGTCCTCGCTGTCCTCCCCGCCCCACGGCTCGGGATCGGGCAGCCGGGCGCCCGCGTCGTGGGCCGGCGGCACGGCCGGGCCCTCGTCGGCGCCCGGGCTGCGGATGCCCTCGCCGAAGGGGCGCCCCAGGCGGCCCTCGTCGCTCACCGGCGCGACCTCCGCAACGCGTCGGCGATGATCGCCGCCGCCGTGTCGCCGTGGGCGACCGCGAGGAGCGCCTCGACCTCGTCGGGCGCCAGGCCCAGGCCGAGCAGGCCGTCGCGCGCTTCGTCGACCGCGGTGACCGCCACGGCGGTGCGGGCGGCGGCGCCCGTCCCGGTCGCCCCGAGCGACGCGTGGCCGGAGAGCTTCTCCTGCAGCTCCGAGACGATGCGCTCCGCCGTCCGCTTGCCGACGCCCGGCACCTGCTGCAGGCGCTTGGCGTCGCCGCGGGCGATGCTCGTCGCGACGTCGTCGGGCGGCCCGGACGAGAGCACGGCGAGCGCGAGCTTCGGCCCGACGGCCTGCACGGACAGCAGCAGGTGGAAGAGGTCGCGCTCGGGCTCGGAGCCGAAGCCGAAGAGCGTCATCGCGTCCTCGCGCACCGACAGGTGGCAGCGCAGCGTGACCTCGTCGCCCGCCGGCGGCAGCGCCGCGAGCGTCGTCCCGGAGCAGAACAGCTGGTAGCCGACCCCGCCGGGCGTGAGGAGGACGACGGAGTCGGCGCGGCGCTCGTGGACCGCGCCGCGCAGGAGCGCGATCACGCGGGCAGCGCCGACCGCAGCGGCGCGTGGTTGGCGTGGCAGATCGCCGCGGCGAGGGCGTCGGCCGCGTGATCGGGCCGGGGCGGCTCCGCGAGCCGCAGGAGGGTCTGGACCATGCGCTGCACCTGGGCCTTGTCGGCGCCGCCGCTCCCGCACACGGCGCCCTTGATCTGCTGCGGGGTGTAGTCCAGGCAGACGACGCCGCGCTGGGCCGCCGCGAGGAGCACGACCCCGCGGGCCTGTCCGACGACGAGCGCGCTCGACGTGTTGCGTCCGAAGTACAGGGACTCCATCGCCAGGGCCTCGGGGCGGAAGTGGTCGAGCAGGTCGCCGACGACGCCGTGGATGTGGCGCAGCCGCGCGGCCAGCTCCTCGCCCGCGGCCGTCGTGATGACGCCGCCGTCGAGGGCCACCATGCCGCCGCGGCGCCGCTGGACGACGCCGAAGCCGGTGTTGGCCAGGCCGGGATCGATGCCGAGGACGGTCACCACGCGCTCATTCTCCGTGGACCGCCGGACGCCTTCCCCGAACGCACGTTCCCGTCGGACGTCGGACGGACGGACGACCCGGGCGAGCGGGGTCGGACGCCGCGGGCGGCGCCCGACGGGGCGGGACGACTCAGCCGAAGACCCGCTCGAGGACCTCGTCCTCGACCTCGAAGTTCGCGTGGACCTCGGAGACGTCGTCGTTGTCGTCGAGCGCGTCCATGAGCTTCGCGAGCTTCGTGGCGCCCTCCTCGTCCAGCGCGGTGCGGACGGTCGGGCGGTACGCGACCTCGGCGCTCTCGTACGCGATCCCGGCCTCGTCGAGCGCGGCGCGGACGGCGGTGAGGGCCGCGGGCTCGGTGATGATCTCGAAGGTGCCCTCGTCCTCCTCGATGTCGTCGGCGCCGGCCTCGATGGCGACCATGAGCGAGTCCTCGTCGTGCTTCTCGCTGTCGACGACGACCACGCCCTTCTTGTCGAAGAGGTAGGCGACGGAGCCGGGCTCGCCCAGGCTGCCCCCGTGCTTGGAGAACATGTGCCGCACCTCGGACCCGGTGCGGTTGCGGTTGTCGGTCAGGGCCTCGACGAGCAGCGCGACGCCGCCGGGGCCGTAGCCCTCGTACATCACCGTCTCGAAGTTCGCGGCGTCCGCACCGGCGCCCGTGCCCTTGTCGATGGCGCGCTGGATGTTGTCCTTCGGCATGGACGCGTCCTTGGCCTTCTGGACGGCCAGCGCGAGGGCGGCGTTGCCGGCGATGTCGCCGCCGCCCTCCTTGGCGGCGACGGTGATGTGGCGCGCGAGCTTCGTGAAGAGCTTGCCGCGCCGGGCGTCGACGATCGCCTTCTTGTGCTTGATCCCTGCCCATTTGCTGTGCCCGGCCATGCGCGCAGGGTATCGAGCCGCCGCCCGCCCCCGGGGGGACGCTCGCGGCCGCCGCGGCCGCTCCCGCGCCCGCCGCGGTCAGACGGCGACGGCGTCGGGGTGCGCGCGGTACCAGGCGAGGGTGCGTCCGATGCCCTCCTCGAGCCCGACGCGCGGCGCCCAGCCCGTCGCCGTCCGGAGCTTCGTCGAGTCGACGTACTGGCGGTCGATCTCGCCCGACGGGACGCCCGCGCCGCGCACGTCGGGCGGCAGGTCGACGCCGGCCACGCGCAGGACCGTGCCGATGACCTCGCGGACGCTGTGGGGGGCGTCGCCGCCGGCGTTGAACGCCTCGCCGCGCGCCACCGGGGCGCCGGGGCGGCCCGCATCGGCGTCGAGCGCGTCGCAGATGGCCAGGTACGCGTCCGCCGCGTCCTCGGCGTAGAGGAAGTCGCGCTCGGGCGAGCCGTCCGAGCGGATCACGGGCGCCCGCCCGCGCAGGACCGCCGCCACCGCCTCGGGCAGCAGCCGCGAGCGGTTGAGGTCGCCGCCGCCGTAGACGTTCGCCAGCCGGGTGACCGCGACGGGCATCCCGTAGGTCGACCAGTAGGACCGGGCGATGAGGTCGGTGCACGCCTTCGAGACGTCGTACGGGAACGTCGGCCGCAGCGGCATGTCCTCGCGGTAGGGCAGCGCGGGCTGGGCGCCGTACGCCTTGTCCGAGGCGGCCACGACGACCCGCTCGACGCCCTGGGCGCGGCACGCCTCCATCAGCATCCAGGTGCCCCGGACGTTCGTCTCGAAGGTGCCCAGCGGCGACCGGTTGGCGACCCCGACGATGGTCTGCGCGGCGAGGTGCAGGACGGTGTCGCACTCGTGCTCGCCGATCGCGCGCTCGAGCAGCCCGGGCGCCGTCAGGTCGCCCTCGACCACGGCGCAGCGGTCCTCGAGCCCGTCGAGCGTCAGCATGGACGCGCGGACGCGGTCACGACGCAGGACGGTGACGGCGGCGCCCCGGTCCAGCAGCGCCCGCACGAGCCACGCCCCCAGCATCCCGTAGGCGCCGGTGACGAACACCGAGCGGCCCCGCATCCCCTCCCCGAAGACGGTCATCGGCGCGGATCCTCCCAGACGCCCGCGGGCGGGGCCGGGCGCCGCGCGGAGCCGTCAGTCCGCGGCGCCGCCGGCCGGCACGGGCGCCCACGGCGCGGCGCCCGCGTCCCACAGCGCGTTGAGGCGCAGCGCGTCCTTGTAGGTGTCCATGCACGCCCAGAAGCCGTCGTGGCGGTGGCTCTGCAGGCGGCCGGCCGCGGCGAGGCGCTCGAACGGCTCGCGCTCCAGGACGCAGTCCGCGTCGAGGACGTCGAAGACGTCGGGCTCCAGGCGCATGAACCCCGCGTTGATCCAGTGCGTCGTGCGCGGCTTCTCGCGGAAGCCCACGATCGCGCCGTCGGGCGCCAGGTCGGCCACGCCGAACGGCAGCTCGGGGCGCACGACGGTGATCGTCGCCGTGCGCCCGCCCGCCGCGTGGGCGGCCTCGAGCGCGTCCAGCCGGACGTCGGCGACGCCGTCGCCGTAGGTCAGGTGGAACGGCTCGCCGTCCAGGCGGTCGCGCAGGCGGTGCACGCGGCCGCCGGTCTCGGTGTCGGGGCCCGTGTCGACGCACGCGACCTCGACCCCGGCCGGCCAGGCGATGCCGGCGACGGCCTCGGCGACGAGGGGCGCGCGGTACCCCGTCGCCAACAGGAAGCGGCGGGCGCCCTGGGCGGCGTACAGCTCGACGACGTGCTGCAGGATCGGCCGGCCGCCGATCGGCGTGAGCGGCTTGGGCAGCTCGCGGCCCGCCCCCAGGCGGGTGCCGCGCCCGCCGCAGAGGACGACGACGGGCCGGTCGGGCGGTGCTCCTGCGCTCCCCACGGCCGGCAGTCTATGCGCGGGGCGCGCCGGCGACGGACCGCCCCGCGTGCGGGCGGCCCCGGCCCCGCGGGGCGCTACATCATGCGCTCGCCGGGCCGCACGAACTGGATCTCGGGGACGCAGCAGGCGGGCGAGGTGCGCAGGAGGAAGCGCACGGACTCGGCGATGTCCGCCGGGGTCATCATCGCGGTGGCGTCGACCTGCTCCTTGACGAAGTCGGTCATCGGCGTGTCGACGAAGCCCGGGCAGAGCGCCGTGCTCTTGATGCCCTCGGCGGAGAGCTCGCGGTGCATGGACTCCGTCCAGTTGACGACGCCGGCCTTCGTCGCGGCGTAGACCGACAGCCACGCCTCGCCGAACTTCGCCGTGATCGACGCCGTGTTGACCACGAGGGCGCCCTTGTGCTCGCGGCCCGCGGCGCGCAGCAGCTCGATGGCCTCGCGGTAGAAGAGCATCGTCGAGCGCAGGTTGACGCCGATCTGCAGGTCGACGTGCTTCGTCTTCAGCTCGCCGACGGGCGCGCCGATGCCGATGCCGGCGTTGTTGACGAGGACGTCGAGGCGGCCGTAGCGCTCGCGGTGCTCGGCGACGACGCGGCGGACCTCGTCCTCCTCCTGGAGGGCGGCGGCGACGTCGAGGACCTCGAACCCCTCGCCGCGCAGCTCCTCCGCCGCGGCGGCGAGCTTCTCGGGCCGGCGGGCCGCGAGCGTGAGGGCGTAGCCCTCCTGCCCGAGGACGCGGGCGATGGCCAGGCCGATGCCGCTGCTGGCTCCGGTGACGATGGCGGCGCGGGTGGTCATGTGGTGCTCTCTCCCTGGTCTGCTGGTTCGGTCGGGTCGGCGGGGGCGGTGAGGACGGCGTGCAGGAGGCGGCCGACGGGCACGTCGAGGCGCTCGAGCTCGCCGGTGCGGCCATCGGCCACGGCGTCGAGGATCAGCTCGGTCATTGCGCCGACGATCGCGGCGGCCGTCGTGGCGTCGAGCGGCCGCAGCTCGGGGTTCTCGCGGCGGACGTCGTCGACGATCTCGCGCAGGGCGTCCGCGGTGGCGCGGTGCATGCGCCGACGGAGGGCGAGCGCCTCGGGGCCCGCGGCCTGGATCTCCATCGTGAACGTGCGCGTGACGGCGGGGGCGTCGACGAGGACCGCCAGGTACGCCCGCAGCGCGGCGCGCAGGCGCTCCGGCCACGGCCCGTCGCCGGCGGCGCCCGCGCGCATCCGGCGCACCAGGCCGCGGTTGCCGCGCCGGTAGGACTCGAGGAAGCACGCGAGCTTGTCGTCGAAGTGCTCGTAGAACGTGCGCTTGGAGACGTGCGCCTCGCGCACGACGTCGGCGATCGTCGTGGCGGCGTAGCCCTTCTCGGCGACGACGGTGCCGATGGCGCGCAGCAGCCGACGGCGCTGGTCGTCCCCGCGGGAGCGGGCGGACGGCGGGGTGTCGGGCGGGGACGCGGGCACGGGGCGAGCGGGGGTGTTCGTGCGAACTGGTACCGCGTGGTACCGTCCGCGTCGACCCCGGCGGTACGCGACGGTACCAGTCGGGGATCCACGACGAGCGTCCCGAGGAGCACCCCGTGTCCGGTCCCACCGCCCCGCCCATCGACGGCATCGGCTTCAGCGTCCCCAGCGAGCTGCGCTGGGTCATCGACGAGGTGCGCGCGTTCGTGCGCGAGGACGCGATCCCGGCCGAGGCCGAGGTCGCCGACCCGAACGACATCGCGGCGTCCTGGCCCGTCGTCGAGCGCCTGCGCGACCGCGCCCGCGAGCGCGGCATCTTCTCGCCCAACCTGCCCGAGGAATGGGGCGGGCTGGGCATCGGCGTCGTCGGCACCGCGCTGATCTCGCAGGAGCTCGGCGTCAGCCCGCTCGCCTCGCTGGGCCTGAACGTCATGGCCCCGGACGAGGGCAACATGCACACGCTGATCCAGGCAGGCACGCCAGAGCAGCAGGAGCGCTGGCTGCGGCCGCTCGCGGAGGGCCGGATCCGCTCGTG
This genomic window contains:
- a CDS encoding NAD-dependent epimerase/dehydratase family protein, encoding MTVFGEGMRGRSVFVTGAYGMLGAWLVRALLDRGAAVTVLRRDRVRASMLTLDGLEDRCAVVEGDLTAPGLLERAIGEHECDTVLHLAAQTIVGVANRSPLGTFETNVRGTWMLMEACRAQGVERVVVAASDKAYGAQPALPYREDMPLRPTFPYDVSKACTDLIARSYWSTYGMPVAVTRLANVYGGGDLNRSRLLPEAVAAVLRGRAPVIRSDGSPERDFLYAEDAADAYLAICDALDADAGRPGAPVARGEAFNAGGDAPHSVREVIGTVLRVAGVDLPPDVRGAGVPSGEIDRQYVDSTKLRTATGWAPRVGLEEGIGRTLAWYRAHPDAVAV
- a CDS encoding TetR/AcrR family transcriptional regulator — its product is MPASPPDTPPSARSRGDDQRRRLLRAIGTVVAEKGYAATTIADVVREAHVSKRTFYEHFDDKLACFLESYRRGNRGLVRRMRAGAAGDGPWPERLRAALRAYLAVLVDAPAVTRTFTMEIQAAGPEALALRRRMHRATADALREIVDDVRRENPELRPLDATTAAAIVGAMTELILDAVADGRTGELERLDVPVGRLLHAVLTAPADPTEPADQGESTT
- a CDS encoding SDR family oxidoreductase; its protein translation is MTTRAAIVTGASSGIGLAIARVLGQEGYALTLAARRPEKLAAAAEELRGEGFEVLDVAAALQEEDEVRRVVAEHRERYGRLDVLVNNAGIGIGAPVGELKTKHVDLQIGVNLRSTMLFYREAIELLRAAGREHKGALVVNTASITAKFGEAWLSVYAATKAGVVNWTESMHRELSAEGIKSTALCPGFVDTPMTDFVKEQVDATAMMTPADIAESVRFLLRTSPACCVPEIQFVRPGERMM
- a CDS encoding sugar phosphate nucleotidyltransferase, whose amino-acid sequence is MGSAGAPPDRPVVVLCGGRGTRLGAGRELPKPLTPIGGRPILQHVVELYAAQGARRFLLATGYRAPLVAEAVAGIAWPAGVEVACVDTGPDTETGGRVHRLRDRLDGEPFHLTYGDGVADVRLDALEAAHAAGGRTATITVVRPELPFGVADLAPDGAIVGFREKPRTTHWINAGFMRLEPDVFDVLDADCVLEREPFERLAAAGRLQSHRHDGFWACMDTYKDALRLNALWDAGAAPWAPVPAGGAAD